In Thalassophryne amazonica chromosome 4, fThaAma1.1, whole genome shotgun sequence, a genomic segment contains:
- the LOC117508484 gene encoding LOW QUALITY PROTEIN: extracellular calcium-sensing receptor-like (The sequence of the model RefSeq protein was modified relative to this genomic sequence to represent the inferred CDS: deleted 1 base in 1 codon), whose product MDGDYVIGGVFSIHINMHTVKHNYISKPNPVQCKGSINPRELRFSRAMVFAIEEINNSTELLPGIRLGYQIHDSCASVPVAIQVAFQLSNGLDMMFDTGDKCSQSGMMMGVVGTSGSTPSISMSRVIGAFDIPQVSHYATCACLSDKQQYPTFFRQSPVTSSRLMLLPKLVKHFGWSWIGAIRSDSDYGNNGMATFLHAAQKERICVEYSVSFDRTNPLSRIKQVADVIRRSSAVVVVAFVSSGDMRILLEELTRQPSPPRQWIGSESWVTDPNMLRFDFCVGAIGFGIQRSVIPGFRDFLLDLSDTKVAVSPVLTEFWEDAFKCHLGKGTAKDESACDGSENIQTLQSPYTDTSQLRITNMVYKAVYAIAHGIHNTVCQQNEFHNPVDKFTKIKYTQVYFSLKRVNFSQNGYHVSFDINGDPVAVYELVNWQKNKNGSTELVTVGLYDASLPAGQEFRITKKITWLDGGNQVPVSVCTDSCPPGTRKLLQKGKPVCCYDCTPCPEGEISNTTDSPDCFRCPAELWPGAKRDICLPKPIQFLSFDEVLGIILATFSVGGACLAFITAAIFFRHRRTAIVRANNSELSFLLLFSLVLCFLCSLTFIGVPSKWSCVLRHTTFGITFVLCISCVLGKTIVVLMAFRARLPGSNFMKWFGPLQQRIAVISFTFIQVLICTIWLVLNPPFPIKNLTTYKDRIILECALGSAAGFWVALGYIGLLAVFCFVLAVLARKLPDNFNEAKLITFSMLIFCAVWITFIPAYVSSPGKFTVAVEIFAILASSFGLILCIFVPKCFIILFKPENTKKT is encoded by the exons ATGGATGGTGACTATGTTATTGGTGGTGTTTTCTCCATTCACATCAACATGCACACTGTGAAACACAATTACATCAGCAAACCTAATCCTGTACAGTGCAAAGGGAG catTAACCCCCGTGAACTGAGGTTCTCACGAGCAATGGTCTTTGCCATTGAGGAGATTAACAATAGCACAGAGCTGCTGCCGGGCATCAGGCTCGGATACCAGATCCATGATTCATGTGCTTCAGTTCCAGTGGCAATCCAAGTGGCATTCCAGCTTTCAAATGGCCTCGACATGATGTTTGACACAGGCGACAAATGCTCACAATCTGGTATGATGATGGGTGTTGTTGGTACGTCTGGTTCCACGCCATCCATCAGCATGTCACGGGTCATTGGGGCCTTTGACATTCCTCAA gtgAGCCACTATGCAACTTGTGCATGTTTGTCTGATAAGCAGCAGTACCCAACTTTCTTCAGACAATCCCCAGTGACCAGTTCCAGGCTGATGCTCTTGCCAAAACTGGTGAAACACTTTGGGTGGTCATGGATAGGTGCCATCCGCTCTGATTCTGATTATGGTAATAATGGCATGGCGACTTTCCTACATGCAGCACAAAAAGAGAGAATCTGTGTAGAATATTCAGTATCATTTGATCGGACGAACCCACTGAGCAGGATTAAGCAAGTGGCTGACGTTATTCGCAG GTCTTCAGCTGTGGTTGTTGTGGCATTTGTGTCTTCTGGAGACATGAGGATCTTGCTGGAGGAGTTGACACGGCAGCCTTCTCCACCTCGTCAGTGGATAGGCAGTGAATCATGGGTAACTGACCCAAACATGTTGAGGTTTGATTTCTGTGTTGGAGCAATTGGATTTGGCATTCAGCGATCTGTAATCCCAGGCTTCAGAGACTTCCTCCTTGATCTCTCTGACACTAAAGTTGCTGTTTCTCCTGTGCTTACTGAATTCTGGGAGGATGCATTCAAATGTCACCTTGGAAAAG GCACTGCCAAAGATGAGAGTGCATGTGATGGAAGTGAAAATATCCAGACACTCCAAAGCCCGTACACTGATACGTCTCAGCTGCGAATCACTAACATGGTGTATAAAGCTGTTTATGCCATAGCACATGGCATTCACAACACAGTGTGTCAGCAAAACGAATTCCACAACCCAGTGGACAAATTTACCAAGATAAAGTATACACAGGTctatttt TCACTAAAGCGAGTAAATTTTTCTCAAAATGGTTATCATGTCTCATTTGACATTAACGGTGATCCAGTGGCTGTATATGAGCTGGTGAACTGGCAG AAAAACAAGAACGGCAGCACTGAGCtggtgacagtagggctgtatgaTGCATCTCTACCAGCAGGCCAGGAGTTCCGTATCACCAAGAAAATCACCTGGTTGGATGGTGGAAACCAA GTGCCTGTGTCAGTGTGCACTGACAGCTGTCCTCCAGGAACTCGTAAACTGCTGCAGAAAGGCAAACCTGTCTGCTGCTATGACTGTACACCATGTCCTGAGGGGGAGATTAGTAATACCACAG ACTCCCCTGATTGTTTCCGTTGCCCTGCTGAGCTCTGGCCTGGTGCAAAGAGAGACATTTGTTTGCCAAAGCCTATCCAGTTTCTTTCCTTTGATGAAGTCCTGGGAATCATCCTGGCCACATTCTCAGTTGGTGGTGCctgtctggcttttataacagcagcTATTTTCTTCCGTCACCGGAGAACAGCAATCGTCAGGGCCAACAACTCTGAGCTGAGCTTCTTGTTGCTCTTCTCTCTGGTCCTGTGTTTCTTATGTTCTTTAACTTTCATTGGGGTGCCATCTAAGTGGTCCTGTGTGCTGCGACACACAACATTTGGAATTACATTTGTCCTTTGTATCTCTTGCGTCCTTGGGAAAACGATTGTGGTGCTAATGGCATTCAGGGCGAGGCTACCAGGGAGTAATTTCATGAAATGGTTTGGTCCACTACAACAAAGAATAGCCGTAATTTCTTTCACCTTCATTCAAGTTTTGATATGCACTATTTGGCTAGTTCTCAATCCTCCCTTTCCAATTAAAAACCTGACAACATATAAGGACAGAATAATCCTGGAGTGTGCATTGGGCTCAGCTGCAGGGTTCTGGGTTGCGCTTGGTTATATTGGACTTCTGGCCgtcttttgttttgtgttagcTGTCCTAGCCCGTAAACTACCTGATAATTTTAATGAGGCCAAATTGATCACTTTTAGCATGTTGATATTCTGTGCAGTCTGGATCACCTTTATCCCAGCATATGTCAGCTCTCCTGGGAAGTTCACTGTGGCTGTGGAGATATTTGCTATTTTGGCTTCCAGTTTTGGACTGATACTGTGTATATTTGTCCCAAAgtgttttatcattttatttaagCCAGAGAACACCAAGAAAACATAA